The DNA segment TGTGAACAAAAATGGTACTGTAGTTAGCCGTCCTAACGACTTACAAAATTTAATCGCCGATGGTTTGTATATTCAAATTGGCTCTCAAATTGGTCTAGATGCTGCCAACGTTGCTGATAATATTCGTGCTTATTTGGCAGTTGGAGAGAAAGTCCGAGGACGAAATATAAATTATTGTAGTTTTGGCTTTGCTACTTTGGCTTTGCCAGTACAGCAGTACGAGCGAATGAAACTAGAAGACACGCAGAACTTATTGAAAAACGAGTTGATGGCTGCTACTGCAAATATTGATATAGCCAGCGAAATTGAGCGTTTTTTACAAGATTGCAAATTAGCAGAAGCTACTACCGTATTAGATAGTTTGACAGAGAGCGATCGCGGTGGACAAGTCAAACCAGAATTCAGAATCGGGGAAATGAAATATGACCGCGCATCTTTACCGACTATCAAAGAACTTTACAAGCGACAGTTGGATCAAATGGAGCAAAGGACGGCTAAAGATTTGGCGATGAATTTTTATCGCTTAGAACAGACTGCAACTACTACTATTGAGGCTTGGTTGGAGCGTAGTCTGAATCGTCCCAATGGTCTAGCTTCTACTCTAAAATTCGTGAGTAGTCTTTATCAAAAGATAGATGAGTTACAGCAGAATGTACAGCGCAAATCTAAAGAAGCTCAATCTAATTTTTCCACTTTAAAATTAGAACCCCAAGAAGAAAAAATTAAAGAAGCCGCCGAAGCTTGGTTTCCCAATAAGAATACTATTCAAGCAGCTTGTCAGAGATATAAAGAACGGGCTGACCAAAAGTGGCGGATATACTTACACTGGAAACGCTGTGATAAGGCGGCGGAACTCTGCGGTATGCTGCGGACTAGAATAGAAAAAATTCAGGAACAATGTCAACGCATACACAGCAACCTAGATAAAGTTTATCGAGATGTAGAACAAAGTTACGCCGAAGTTAGCCGCCAAGGAAATTCTGATAATCCGTTTATCCATACTATTCAACGCGTTGATTTAGAATCGAAACGCCCCAAAGTTAGTGGTGAAGACTTTATCCGTTGGTATCGAGAAAAGTCTCAAAGTTTAACTAATTGGTCTGAGAAAAAGGCAGAAGATGTGAAAGATGAAATCTTAGCCTTTATGGATGAAACTTATCGTCCACTCACTAGTATGAATATTGAGCAAGTATTAGCAGATAGTAACCCAGAAGATGCGGGAGAGGATTTACAGCAACTTGGTAAACTTGCAGTTCCTTTGTGGCAATATCAAGATTCCGAAATTCCTGCTAAACAGCAACACGTCATTACAGAATTTTATTACTACGGAGTCGAAAGTAACAACACTATTTTTAGTAATCCCCCGCTTTCTAATCGTCTACCTAAAGGCAAAGGTAATGTTTCTTTTGTACCAACAGGTGAACCTCATAAACTCACACTGTTTCGTATAGAAATAGGTGTACCTTTGTTTACTCTGAATGGGATGAAAGATATGGAGATGGCTTATCTAGATCCAGATAAGGTCTTCAAACATTTGCACCGTAATTGGACGAATTTAGCAAATTTAATTCCTCCAGAAGATGACGGCGGAGCGCTGCGTTGGTTTGCTTTAGCTTTAGCACCTAATCCATATTCATTAATTGTCAATGAGAGGAAGCAATATTTTGTCCATACAGACCAAGCAAGAAAATTAGAAGGTGGAACTTTGTTGTTGGGAGATGACCGCAAATCAGCATTTAAAGCTTTCAAAAACAATGTTTCTTTAGTTAAAGAAATTGCTCAGAAAGTCGATAAAATTACCCACCAAGACAAAGAAAAAGCGAGATTTTCTCTAGAGAGCTATATTAAGCAAGTTAATGAGCTTTTAAAGAATAATAGAGTCGGTCTGCCAATCAAAGAACAGGTGGAAATGGAAATTCAAGAAATTGATGCCTATTTAGAAGATTTGGATGTGATTAGCTAATACATAACGGTGTAAATCAAGCAAATATTTTCACTGTTACTCAGCCAAAACCAGCATTTAAAATTCCGCGTAGTGGTACTAGCCTCATGCCAAAACCAACTATCTTACTTGCACTCGATCCTCACAGTACGGCTTTATGTGCAGCTATCAAGCGGCAACTCCCACAACTTCCTAACCCCCAAAGTCGCTTAATTCAGGCTTACACTCTGACTTGGGACGGTCAAACTTTTGGGTTTAGTAATGAGTTAGATTCTTTTGCCGATGCGAGTTTTGACCTCACACTCACCAACCCTAGACAAACTGCTGTCTCCCAACTGCGTCACCAGTTTAAAGAAGGGGCTAAAGACCTGCAAACTACCTTAATTGATTTAATTAAATCAGTTAACCAATCTCCAGAAGCGATCGCCGCGAAAAATGCTGGAGTTGATATCAGTTCTTGGTATAGAATCTATATCATGTTCTCAGCCAACGACCATCGGGCGCGAGAACTGGTATTTGAACTATCCCGCTTGATTCATTGGCTATTTAATGTCTACTTTGCTGACGTTCCCCATAGTTTGGAAGCTTTATTACTCTTACCAGGATTATTTGCTCAAGCCAGAACTGAGGATTATAGTGCGGCTTATCAACTCCTGAAGGAATTAGACGACAAAATGACTAAAGGAGTTGTCATTAGGGGTACTCAAAAAAGACCTCCTTTTGATAATTGTTGGCTGATTGACGAACGAATTGGGGAACTAGGAGTCAATTTAGATAGTTATGCTGATGCTTTTGCAGGTTTCTTGACTGTCGAACCGGAGACAGGTGGATTGTTGATTGGGGCGCATACAATCCGGGGAAAACTTCCTGCTTACAGTACCTTTGGCTATGGGGAGTTATTTTTTCCTGCACAGACAGTTGTAGATCGTTTGAGTACAGCGTTAGCAGCCGATATTATCACCCAGGAGTTTCTCCCCTCAGCAAAACTCACTCCTGAAGCAAATCGCCAATTACTATTAGATGCTAAAGAATTTGTCCTCAGCGAAGATTATAACGATGCTTTGCAGCAATTAGAACGAGACAACGGTAAACCAGTTTGGCAAGATTTCAGCCCCCGTCTTGATATTCGTCCCGGCCAGACACAAGAATATGGGATGGAATTGCAATGTGCTTATAAGCAATTTGAAAATAAAGAACTGATTTCATCTAAGCGCACTCTAGAAATTTGTGGTAAACAAGCACAAGCCACCTTAACCAAACTCTTAGACCAGAAGATTAATCAATATGCGGATGCTGCAACTAGTGGCTTACATGAAGCTGTTAGATTATCTACTGTTTTGAATAATCCTTATTTGGAATTGCAAACAGAGTCTATTAGCGATCACCCAGAAAATCTGATTACAGAACTACGCGCCGCCGAATCATTTTTAGATACTCGGTTGCAGATCACAATCAACAAAGAAAATAGTCAAAAGCTACTCAATCAATTCTTCACACTCAAATCCCAAAGACAACAATTACAAGACACGATAGCTGAGACTAATTCGGAAGCACTCACCCAAGAGTTACAGAAAATTCAAGAACAATTAAAAGTAGCTGTTTCCGACTATCACCAAGCTATAAATGCAGAACTCGAACAAACTAGACAAACCCGCTTATTAGCAATTGAAGATGCTCGTTCCAAGGCACAAACAGCGATTAGTCAGGCACAAAAACAGTTAAATTATTTAGAAAATCAACATGAAATAGCTACAGATCAATTAAATGAATTGATAGCAGAAGAAAACCGTTTTCGTTCTCTATATCTCATAGTTTTTCCTGCTGTCGTTGCTATTGCCTTAATTGGGATTTTGCTGCTCACCGGGCTTTTCAGCCAATCAACCCTTTGGATATTATTACAACAGATAGGGGTCAACTTATTGAATTACATACTTTGGGGTTTAGTTAGTGTACTCAGTTACTTAGGTATAGTTTGGCTGAAGTACAGTACCAGTATCCGCGATCGCATTCAAAAAGTTCAGAAGCAAATCAAACGCCTAGAAAGTAGTTTAAAAGCTACTGGTGTGGAATTACGCCGTAATTATAATGACCAATTAAAGTTAGAATATGACCTCTATGCTCAAAATATCCGCGTTGAAGTAGCGAATCATTTGATTAAAACATCTAAACAAAAGACTGAGATTTTACGGCAAAGTTTATCTAATTTTTCTCAAATATATGATATTTTAATTGCTCAACATGATAAAGCCTCGACAAATTATTCGGAAACTAGATTAGCTATTTTAACAAACTCAGATATCGATATTTATTATCATCAAAATATTCTCAAAACTCTACCCATTAATAAATTTACCCAAGAAGAAGTTAGTCGTTCTCAATCATGGCAAATTTCGTCCACAGAATTTCAGAACAAACTGGATTTGTTTGCCAGAAAGCAGTTTGAACATTTAAGTAAGTTATCCATTGGAGACGTTTTAAAATCAGATTTGATCGCAGAAAATACAGCTAGTATTAGATTAAATCAACTTTATAACAGTGCGAAGCTCTTGTTGCGTCTTCAAGATAGTGATGCTCACTTAAACCCAACTTCTCAACCAGAAATTACACTTTGGGTAGGAGCAAAAGATAAAGAAGAAATACTCCGACTTTATAGTCGCTTTAGCCGTTCTTTAACTCCCTATGTCGCGGAAGACGAAAGTAGTTTATGCGTTTTGGTACGTTCTTTAGGTTTTCCGATTTACTTTCTCAGTCAAATAGAGTTTTATCGAGACTGTTATGAACGTACTCAGAAAGAACAAGAGGAAAATATTCCCGACTTAATTCCTGAAGAAATTAGTTCTAGTCGAGAATTAATTTGGGCTTATGATACTCTGTTGCTAGCGATCGCTCTGGAATTATTGTCTCAAGACACTCACGGTAACTATCAATTCAATGGTCAATTACTTGGTCAAGAACGAGAAAAAATTGCCTCGGCTCTTGCAAATGAGTTCAGCCATCAAGAATTATATGGAGAACTCAAAGAACGTATAGAGGCGTTTGAACAAGATTTAATTTACCAGCAATTAGAAAAATCTGAAAAATCTGTCCCAGGTTTAACGCATTACGAACGCAAGCGTTTAAATCATCTATTGTCAAAGTATAGTCCTCTAAACTAGTTATCTTCGGGAAGTGTTGACTAAATAAAACCCTCAAGGCTAGTAAAAAAGATAGAGTAATTATCCTGGAACGATTAATCATAAATAATTTCTCAGTTTCTATTTGTAGAGAGGTTTAACTTCTCTACAATGGTTTTGTTGAGAAAAAATCCCAGATAATTCAATGTAATGAAGACCAACACATCAAGTTACAACTCTTGGGTAATTTGTCCCAAGCCAAATCCTGTAGCGGCTTTGCGTTTATTTTGCTTTCCTTATGCGGGTGGTAGTTCTTTTATCTTTCGCACTTGGTCAAATTATCTACCTGCATCTGTAGAGGTGTGTGCTATTGAACTTCCTGGGCGAGGAAGACAAATGCAGTTAGCGCCTTTTCACAAGATGGAACCGCTTGTGGATGCGATCGCCTCCGCTATCTACCCATATTTAGACAAGCCATTCGCCTTCCTGGGACATAGCATGGGTGGCTTGGTCAGCTTTGAAGTGGCGCGTTTCCTGCACAAACAGTATGATATTCACCCGGTTCACTTGTTTATATCCGGTCGTCGCCCCCCACACATTCCCGATTTACATCCACCTATTCATAATCTACCCGAACCAGCTTTTATAGAAGAACTACGCCATCTCAACGGTACACCATCGACAGTATTAGAAAATGCAGAACTAATGCAGCTATTTTTGCCGATTTTACGAGCTGATTTTGCAGTTTTAGAAACTTATATTTATACTCCTGAATTACCTTTAGAATGTCCCCTTACAGTTTTTGGCGGATTACAAGATTCGGAAGTTAGTTGTGATGAGTTGCAAGCATGGCGAGAGCAGACAAAGGCTGACTTTAACTTACATATATTCCCCGGCGACCACTTTTTTCTGCACTCGGCTCAATCTCTTGTACTCGAACAATTGGCTAAATATTTGTCTATGAATGTTTAAAACCCTTACACCCCTATACACCCCTACACCCCTACACCCCTAAACACCCACACCCAATCTCAACAAAAAATCTGCGTGCATAAGTCCTAACTTTAAAAAAATACATAAATTTTGTTGTCCTGGTACAGTTCCCTTCCCCCAGATAGTTAAAAATTTGTATTCTAAAGTTAATAGGTCTTAATGGTTCTTAGAAAAACTGGTGCAAGAAGATTTTAGATTAATTGTTGATTTAGTGTCAGTTCTCGCCGTTGCTGCCTGTGGTGGATTGTTTGCGGCGTTGCTCAAACAACCTGTGCTGCTGGGCTATCTCATCGGCGGGATGGTAGTGGGGCCGGCTGGGCTGGGGCTGATTAAAGAAGTTATTCAAGTAGAAACTCTGGCACAGTTTGGCGTTGCTTTCTTGTTGTTTGCCTTGGGTGTGGAATTTTCCTTTGCTGAATTGAAAAAAGTAAAGGCGATCGCCCTTGGTGGTGGTGGGCTGCAAATTGCCCTGACAATCTTAACTACAGTGCTGGTTTGTGGGTTAACGGGAGCCTGGGGAGCCTTACCTGCTAAGGGCGTGTTTCTAGGGTCGATTCTCTCCCTATCATCTACAGCCGTTGTTCTCAAGTGCTTGATGGAGCGTAACGAAACGGAAACGCCCCACGGTCAAGTAATGCTGGGGATTTTGGTAGTCCAGGACTTGGCGCTGGGATTAATGCTAGCGGTGTTACCTGCTTTGCATGAACCGGGGGAAGTTATTGTTGTGGCCGTCCTCACAGCCTTGGTCAGGATTGGTCTATTTGCGGCTGGGGCGGTGGCGGCTGGGATTTGGGTCATACCGCCTTTATTGCGACTGTTAGCCCGCACAGAAAGCCGAGAACTATTCTTATTAGGTGTGGTGGCGCTGTGTTTGGGTATTGCCCTGCTGACAGAATCTTTAGGCCTGTCAATTGAAATGGGGGCTTTCGTCGCTGGGTTAATGATATCTGAGGTGGAGTATGCCGACCAAACCCTGACCTATGTAGAACCCCTACGAGATATTTTTGCTAGTTTATTCTTTGCAGCGATTGGGATGCTCATTGACCCAGTGTTTTTGTTGCAGAACATAGAACTAATTCTGGGGTTGGTAGCTTTAGTTTTCTTGGGCAAGTTCTTGATTATTACTCCCTTGGTCAAACTATTCCGCTACCCATTAAAAACAGCCTTAATCGCTGGTTTGGGATTGGCGCAGATTGGGGAGTTTTCCTTTGTGTTAGCCAGTGAGGGACAGGCACTGGGGTTGGTTTCCCGACGCGTATATTTACTGATATTGGGGACTACAGCTGTAACACTCATGCTTACCCCATTTGTGTTACGTGTACTGCCAGCAGTATTTAACTTTGCCGAATCCATACCTTGGCTCAAACCCTACATAGCTGGAGAAGGTCAAGCATTAGATATATCAGAAGACCTACCATTTCAAGATCATGTAGTAGTGTGCGGTTATGGGCGAGTAGGTAAGAATTTGGTGAAGTTGTTGCAGCAACACAATATGCCTGTAGTCGTTATCGACCAATCAGAAAGCCGGATTCAACAGTTACGAGACGCGGAAATACCTTATGTATACGGTAATTGCGTCAGCCTCCACGTTCTAGAAACAGCAGGGGTAAGTCATGCCAAAGGTATGGCGATCGCTCTTCCTGACCCTATGAGTACCCGTTTGTGTGTGAAACGCGCCCTGGAACTCTGTCCTGAACTAGATTTGGTGGTTCGCGCCACCCAGGACAAAAACATTGAGTTGCTGTATCAACTGGGAGCGAGGGAAGTCGTGCAACCAGAGTTTGAAGCCAGTATCGAAATGGCGACTCACTTATTAACCGATGTAGGCTGGACATCAGGTTTATTACAACAAGAAATGCAGCAAATCCGCAGCGATCATTACTTAGATTTTCGCCCAGAACGGAACGCTGATGAAGTTTCCCGCCACTTACAGCAAGCTACTCAAGATTTAAATCGCCGTTGGTATGCTCTACCAGCCGATTCTCCCCTAATTGGGATGAATTTAGAAGAAGCGGATATGCGCTATTTAACAGGCGTAAGCTTAATGGCAATCCGCCGCGCCAACGGTGAAGAAATCGATTATCCCAGCAATCAAACCAAATTAGCAGCAGGCGATCGCTTGTTGATTGTCGGCGCTAAAGAAGAACTAGCAGCATTAGAGGAATTTGCCCAAGGTAAGGTAGGTGTTCCAGGGCAAAACAGCGCTTGTCAGTGGGTAGCCGTCGATGCTAACTCCGCCGTTTTGGGTAAAACCCTCAAGGATTTGGCACTGGATATACAAAGCGGTATCAAAGTACAAGCGATACGCCGAGACGGTAAATTTATTCGCTCTCCCAATGACAACATTGACCTCCGGACTGGCGACCAAGTTCTACTATGCGGAAGCCTCCCAAGTCTGAATCAAATACAGCCTCTATTTGCCGTAGTCAACGAAATACCTCTAGCGATTCCCATAGTAAAAGCCAAGGAGACGGAAGTAGTTAAAGAGATGCGGGGTTAACAATTCAAAATTCAAAATTCAAAATTCAAAATACCCTGCGGGTTCGCGTAGCGTTCTCGTTCGCGTTAGCGTCTCCGAAGGAGAAGAGTAGGCTACGCCAACAAAATTCAAAATTAAGAAAGCCGAACAGAATCAAGGTATGTTCGTTTCTTTCCTAATTCCCTTTCGGGTGACGCTCTCTACGAGACGCTAAAAGCGAACGCAAGCTCGCTAACGCCAGTTCCCAGGGCGCGGGAAACCCGCCTTCCCTACGGGACGATACGGGAACAGGACTGGTCTCACCAATCCCTAGCCTTTGGGTTGTAAATAGGCGATCGCTTGTTTCCAAATAGTAGTTTGGCGGCTATTTTCGTCGGCGATACACACACAGGTAGGGTCTTGCCATAAAACCCTACCTGTAATTGCATCTCCTGTCACCAGTTTGATTTCTACTGGTGCTGCTTGTTTAATCAGGTTTTGTAGTTGACGAATACTAGGTAGTGAAGTGTCAAATTCAGTTATAGCCATTTTTGATAATGATGGAATAATTGAGGGATTAAGTCATAGGTAATAGGTAATGGGTAATGGGTAGTGGATGAAAATTTATTCTCAATTACCAATCACCAATACCTAATCATTGATAATTCATCATGGGAAAAATGGCAATCGAATTTACTAAGTATCACGGTCTAGGCAACGATTTTATTCTCATCGATAATCGCGCTTCTAAAACGCCGGCAATCACTCCAGAGAAAGCGGTGGAGATGTGCGATCGCCACTTTGGTATCGGGGCTGATGGTGTAATTTTTGCCTTACCTGGAGAAAACGGTACTGATTACACCATGCGGATTTTTAATTCCGATGGTTCAGAACCGGAAATGTGTGGTAATGGTATTCGCTGTTTAGCTGCATTTCTGGCTGATTTGGAAGGGCTTTCTCGTAATAAAGATACCTATCGTATTCATACCTTGGCTGGTGTGATTACCCCCCAACTCACCCCTGATGGACAAATCAAGGTGGATATGGGTTTACCTCGGTTACTAGCTGGGGAAATTCCGACAACTCTTGGTGCTGCTGATGGGAAAGTCATTAACCAACCCCTAGAAGTAGAAGGGCAAACTTGGGAAGTTACTTGTGTCAGCATGGGGAATCCCCACTGTATTACTTTTGTCGAAGACGTGGCGGCGATTCCTTTAGAAATCATCGGCCCTAAATTTGAACATCACCCAGCATTTCCCCAACGGACAAACACCGAATTTATTCAAGTTGTCAGCCGTGACTATTTAAAGATGCGTGTTTGGGAACGTGGTGCAGGAATTACTTTAGCTTGCGGTACAGGGGCTTGTGCTTCCTTGGTAGCGGCGGTATTGACTGGAAGAAGCGATCGCCTCGCCACTGTAGAATTACCTGGTGGCCCCTTGGAAATTGAATGGTCAGAAGTAGACCAAAGAATTTATATGACCGGCCCGGCTGATAGGGTATTCACAGGTAAACTTTGAGCAAGATTCCTTTCACCCTTCCCATAGGTGTGCCTTTGTTGGAGACTCACATTAAATCAACCAACCCCAGGTTGTGGTAGTTTGATTTACAGATGTATACCAAAGGGCTAGAGGTCACTAGCCCTTTGGTATGACTTCCTCCGTAATTGGTTTAGGCAACTAGGGAGGCTATAATAGCATGGCGAATAACCCGGAAGAACTGCATCCACAAGACGTTACAAATTATTTTCAGTCTTTAGATGGGTTGCAAATTTTAGCAGTAGATGATAATGCTGACAGTCTGTTTTTAACTGCCTGCGTTTTAGAAAGCTATGGTGTTCAAGTAACAACAGCTACATCAGCATCGGAAGCATTAGAAACAATCAAACAACTAAAGTTTGATATTTTGATTTTTGACATTGCCATGCCCGATATGGATGGATATACATTAGTATACGAAATTAGAAACAATGCCCTATTAGAAAACAGGAATATTCCGGCGATCGCTCTCACTGCGTTAGGCTCAGAAGACAGCTTGAATATGGCTTTCATGTCTGGATTCCAAGGCTATGTTAATAAACCTTTAGACCCTAATATTCTCGTAGCAGAAATTCTCAAGCTCATAAGGAGTTCCGTATTAGAAAATGGGACTAATAGTCATTAGTCAGAGACCCGATTAATCATGTCTGTACGGTTGTTAGAGACGCGATTAATCGCGTCTTTACTATTGTTTACCTATGGGAATAGCTTGTGGGGGGATTTCTGTAACTATGCGAAAAGGAAATGACTGGGTTGAAGCCAACTGAGCGTAATCTGGGGTGAGGAAGACCGCATATTTTTCGGCTTCTGGCGTGAGTTGTGCCGCCATTGCTAGAGCGATCGCCTTGACAAATTGGCGAACATCGGTAGCCTGTTCTCCGACTATTTCACCACCAGTTAGGGGTGTATTGGGTTTGTCTACCTGATCTAATGTGGCACTGGGGTCTTTCACACTCAAATGTGTACCGCCAATGATTCCCACCAACCA comes from the Nostoc sp. PCC 7120 = FACHB-418 genome and includes:
- a CDS encoding tubulin-like doman-containing protein; translation: MSRPTVVFRPTVVIGLGGTGYEVALKLKKRFIDVYGDVPDIIRFLSIDTTENIQSREKSPDGTKVVLEPNELYAISVANPLPLTRNDHIDEWWPRNIPTSSLISGAGQIRARGRLAFFAKVGDINGLISQAINTVREIRSSKQAFLDKFQVSNRDGVEVFIVGSLAGGTGSGTFLDVAFLARQYLNSFSNVTGLFVLPRVFANLPQTHLVKSNAYGALKEIEHFWNLSPSNPLEIDYGITKVKADRPPFDAVFLMDGVNKNGTVVSRPNDLQNLIADGLYIQIGSQIGLDAANVADNIRAYLAVGEKVRGRNINYCSFGFATLALPVQQYERMKLEDTQNLLKNELMAATANIDIASEIERFLQDCKLAEATTVLDSLTESDRGGQVKPEFRIGEMKYDRASLPTIKELYKRQLDQMEQRTAKDLAMNFYRLEQTATTTIEAWLERSLNRPNGLASTLKFVSSLYQKIDELQQNVQRKSKEAQSNFSTLKLEPQEEKIKEAAEAWFPNKNTIQAACQRYKERADQKWRIYLHWKRCDKAAELCGMLRTRIEKIQEQCQRIHSNLDKVYRDVEQSYAEVSRQGNSDNPFIHTIQRVDLESKRPKVSGEDFIRWYREKSQSLTNWSEKKAEDVKDEILAFMDETYRPLTSMNIEQVLADSNPEDAGEDLQQLGKLAVPLWQYQDSEIPAKQQHVITEFYYYGVESNNTIFSNPPLSNRLPKGKGNVSFVPTGEPHKLTLFRIEIGVPLFTLNGMKDMEMAYLDPDKVFKHLHRNWTNLANLIPPEDDGGALRWFALALAPNPYSLIVNERKQYFVHTDQARKLEGGTLLLGDDRKSAFKAFKNNVSLVKEIAQKVDKITHQDKEKARFSLESYIKQVNELLKNNRVGLPIKEQVEMEIQEIDAYLEDLDVIS
- a CDS encoding thioesterase II family protein — protein: MKTNTSSYNSWVICPKPNPVAALRLFCFPYAGGSSFIFRTWSNYLPASVEVCAIELPGRGRQMQLAPFHKMEPLVDAIASAIYPYLDKPFAFLGHSMGGLVSFEVARFLHKQYDIHPVHLFISGRRPPHIPDLHPPIHNLPEPAFIEELRHLNGTPSTVLENAELMQLFLPILRADFAVLETYIYTPELPLECPLTVFGGLQDSEVSCDELQAWREQTKADFNLHIFPGDHFFLHSAQSLVLEQLAKYLSMNV
- a CDS encoding cation:proton antiporter; the encoded protein is MQEDFRLIVDLVSVLAVAACGGLFAALLKQPVLLGYLIGGMVVGPAGLGLIKEVIQVETLAQFGVAFLLFALGVEFSFAELKKVKAIALGGGGLQIALTILTTVLVCGLTGAWGALPAKGVFLGSILSLSSTAVVLKCLMERNETETPHGQVMLGILVVQDLALGLMLAVLPALHEPGEVIVVAVLTALVRIGLFAAGAVAAGIWVIPPLLRLLARTESRELFLLGVVALCLGIALLTESLGLSIEMGAFVAGLMISEVEYADQTLTYVEPLRDIFASLFFAAIGMLIDPVFLLQNIELILGLVALVFLGKFLIITPLVKLFRYPLKTALIAGLGLAQIGEFSFVLASEGQALGLVSRRVYLLILGTTAVTLMLTPFVLRVLPAVFNFAESIPWLKPYIAGEGQALDISEDLPFQDHVVVCGYGRVGKNLVKLLQQHNMPVVVIDQSESRIQQLRDAEIPYVYGNCVSLHVLETAGVSHAKGMAIALPDPMSTRLCVKRALELCPELDLVVRATQDKNIELLYQLGAREVVQPEFEASIEMATHLLTDVGWTSGLLQQEMQQIRSDHYLDFRPERNADEVSRHLQQATQDLNRRWYALPADSPLIGMNLEEADMRYLTGVSLMAIRRANGEEIDYPSNQTKLAAGDRLLIVGAKEELAALEEFAQGKVGVPGQNSACQWVAVDANSAVLGKTLKDLALDIQSGIKVQAIRRDGKFIRSPNDNIDLRTGDQVLLCGSLPSLNQIQPLFAVVNEIPLAIPIVKAKETEVVKEMRG
- a CDS encoding Hfq-related RNA-binding protein yields the protein MAITEFDTSLPSIRQLQNLIKQAAPVEIKLVTGDAITGRVLWQDPTCVCIADENSRQTTIWKQAIAYLQPKG
- the dapF gene encoding diaminopimelate epimerase: MAIEFTKYHGLGNDFILIDNRASKTPAITPEKAVEMCDRHFGIGADGVIFALPGENGTDYTMRIFNSDGSEPEMCGNGIRCLAAFLADLEGLSRNKDTYRIHTLAGVITPQLTPDGQIKVDMGLPRLLAGEIPTTLGAADGKVINQPLEVEGQTWEVTCVSMGNPHCITFVEDVAAIPLEIIGPKFEHHPAFPQRTNTEFIQVVSRDYLKMRVWERGAGITLACGTGACASLVAAVLTGRSDRLATVELPGGPLEIEWSEVDQRIYMTGPADRVFTGKL
- a CDS encoding response regulator; the encoded protein is MANNPEELHPQDVTNYFQSLDGLQILAVDDNADSLFLTACVLESYGVQVTTATSASEALETIKQLKFDILIFDIAMPDMDGYTLVYEIRNNALLENRNIPAIALTALGSEDSLNMAFMSGFQGYVNKPLDPNILVAEILKLIRSSVLENGTNSH